The following proteins are co-located in the Psychrobium sp. MM17-31 genome:
- a CDS encoding ABC transporter permease, whose protein sequence is MNNKSVSWINSTALTLANIGLALLATVIVLSLTGINIGDAIAQIYYGAFGSQEGRGYTLYYATNFIFSGLGVALAWHAGLFNIGGEGQATLGGLGVAIICLQLDGSSLWMVIPASMLFCALFGALWAFIPAWLNAYRGSNIVITTIMFNLIASSLLVYLLANVLKAPGQMAAISESISASSALPSMQSVMALFGVEIVNTPLNISFIWALLCCIALYYYLWHTKLGYETRVVGKSEQSAHFAGIKPAFIIIITMMISGALIGFIGLNEVQGNNLVLNVDFVAGFGFAGIAVALMGRNSPLGIIIASVLFGALYQGGSELAFNEELIGNNIIFLIQGLVVLFCGALQWMLKPTIDYWLRPADVSNHEKLPVQ, encoded by the coding sequence GTGAATAACAAATCGGTTTCTTGGATAAATAGCACTGCTTTAACCCTTGCTAATATTGGCTTGGCATTGTTGGCGACAGTTATCGTGTTGTCACTAACCGGTATTAACATTGGCGATGCTATTGCGCAGATTTATTACGGCGCCTTTGGCAGTCAAGAGGGGCGAGGATATACACTTTATTACGCGACCAATTTTATCTTTTCTGGCCTCGGCGTCGCCTTAGCTTGGCATGCAGGGTTGTTCAACATTGGCGGTGAAGGGCAGGCGACACTTGGCGGATTAGGAGTCGCTATCATTTGTTTGCAATTAGATGGCTCGTCATTGTGGATGGTGATACCTGCGTCTATGCTCTTTTGCGCATTATTCGGGGCGTTATGGGCTTTTATTCCTGCGTGGCTTAACGCCTATCGCGGTTCGAATATCGTAATAACAACCATCATGTTTAACCTTATTGCGTCTTCATTACTCGTTTATCTATTGGCTAATGTGCTAAAAGCGCCTGGCCAAATGGCGGCGATAAGCGAAAGTATTTCAGCGAGTAGTGCGCTACCGAGCATGCAAAGTGTGATGGCTTTGTTTGGCGTTGAGATTGTGAATACGCCGCTGAATATCTCTTTTATTTGGGCGCTACTTTGCTGTATCGCTTTGTATTATTACCTTTGGCATACCAAGCTTGGCTACGAAACCCGAGTTGTCGGCAAGAGTGAACAGAGCGCTCACTTTGCTGGCATAAAGCCAGCATTTATTATCATTATTACTATGATGATTTCAGGTGCGTTAATTGGTTTTATAGGCCTTAATGAAGTGCAAGGTAACAACTTGGTACTAAACGTTGATTTTGTCGCCGGATTTGGCTTTGCGGGTATTGCTGTTGCGTTGATGGGGCGCAATAGTCCATTGGGCATTATTATCGCCAGCGTGTTGTTTGGGGCGTTGTATCAAGGGGGCTCAGAATTAGCGTTCAACGAAGAGCTGATCGGCAATAATATTATCTTCTTGATCCAAGGCTTAGTGGTGCTATTTTGTGGCGCGCTGCAGTGGATGTTAAAACCAACTATCGATTATTGGCTCAGACCTGCCGATGTTTCTAATCACGAAAAACTACCGGTGCAATAA
- a CDS encoding ABC transporter permease — MDNTFSWILLIDASLRLATPLMFAALAGFISERAGVMDIGLEGKMLLGAFAAATVAAVTGSAWQGVLAAMVITGCFSLLHAFACITHKGDQVVSGLAINLLALAITALLAQRIFVQGGMTPILADDERLPNLIFPNLIEHNDSVLSQIYWHLFSGHNVLVYLAFIAVLLLVYLMKYSTWGVIVMAAGDNPVALKRAGFSVSKVRYMAVVVGGTVCGLAGAYLSIGHGAGFVENMTVGKGFIALAALIFGRWHPVGVMLSCLFFGFLEALAIRLQESGFTDVDSVVPIQLLEVTPYVLTLCVLAGVIGKSAAPAALGKPMR; from the coding sequence GTGGATAATACGTTTTCTTGGATTTTACTCATTGATGCGTCCCTTAGATTAGCGACGCCGTTGATGTTTGCTGCGCTGGCTGGCTTTATTAGTGAGCGAGCTGGCGTGATGGACATTGGCCTAGAAGGAAAGATGCTGCTCGGCGCATTTGCTGCGGCGACTGTTGCTGCTGTCACTGGTTCAGCCTGGCAAGGTGTGTTGGCGGCTATGGTGATCACTGGTTGTTTTTCATTACTACATGCGTTCGCTTGTATTACCCATAAAGGTGATCAGGTGGTATCAGGTCTCGCGATTAATCTGTTAGCGCTCGCAATAACGGCATTATTGGCACAGCGCATTTTCGTGCAAGGTGGCATGACGCCGATATTGGCTGATGATGAGCGGCTACCAAATCTGATATTCCCAAACTTAATCGAACATAACGATAGTGTGCTATCTCAGATTTATTGGCACCTGTTTAGTGGCCATAATGTTTTGGTGTATTTGGCGTTCATAGCGGTGCTGTTGCTGGTTTATTTAATGAAGTATTCAACATGGGGCGTAATTGTAATGGCAGCGGGGGACAATCCTGTTGCGCTTAAACGCGCTGGATTCTCTGTATCCAAAGTGCGTTATATGGCTGTTGTTGTTGGCGGCACGGTTTGTGGTTTAGCTGGTGCGTATTTGTCTATCGGTCACGGTGCAGGGTTTGTGGAAAATATGACGGTGGGTAAGGGCTTTATCGCGTTAGCCGCGCTTATCTTCGGGCGCTGGCATCCTGTTGGCGTGATGCTATCGTGTTTGTTCTTTGGTTTTTTAGAAGCCTTGGCTATTCGATTACAGGAAAGTGGATTCACTGATGTCGACAGTGTGGTACCGATTCAGCTCTTAGAAGTAACTCCTTATGTATTGACCTTATGTGTTCTAGCAGGGGTAATTGGAAAATCAGCTGCGCCAGCGGCTTTGGGTAAGCCTATGCGATGA
- a CDS encoding 3-deoxy-7-phosphoheptulonate synthase, which yields MSTQSIENTHISSEKVLITPTQLKQQIPLSEAGANYIAGARQTISNIIHGKDHRLLVVTGPCSIHDIKSAKEYALKLKELHEQLKDDMYLVMRIYFEKPRTTVGWKGLLNDPHMNDSFEVEEGLKLGRELLVWLAELELPVATEALDPISPQYLSELFSWSAIGARTTESQTHREMASGLSMPVGFKNGTDGKINVAINAMESAMHSHRFMGINTQGQVALMQTQGNPDGHIILRGGKTPNYEAQDVQDIEQQITGAGLTPKLVVDCSHGNSNKDHTRQPLVANDIFEQICAGNRSIMGIMLESHLFEGNQSSSLPKDQLRYGVSVTDACINWLDTEKLLIEGAGKIGSALKQRVSGEVDVRKVV from the coding sequence ATGAGCACTCAATCAATAGAAAATACCCATATAAGTTCCGAAAAAGTTTTAATTACGCCAACGCAGTTAAAGCAACAAATTCCATTAAGCGAGGCCGGCGCAAATTACATTGCTGGTGCGCGTCAAACGATTTCAAATATCATTCATGGCAAAGATCATCGCTTACTGGTGGTGACTGGACCTTGCTCAATTCACGATATTAAAAGTGCTAAAGAATACGCCTTAAAGCTGAAAGAGCTTCATGAGCAGTTAAAAGATGATATGTACTTAGTAATGCGTATTTACTTTGAAAAACCACGCACCACTGTCGGCTGGAAAGGTCTACTTAATGATCCACACATGAATGATTCATTCGAAGTAGAAGAAGGCCTTAAATTGGGGCGCGAGTTATTGGTTTGGTTGGCTGAATTAGAGCTGCCAGTGGCAACTGAAGCGCTTGATCCTATTAGTCCTCAATACCTGTCAGAGTTATTTAGCTGGTCAGCAATTGGTGCGCGTACTACTGAGTCACAAACTCACCGTGAAATGGCCAGTGGTTTATCGATGCCTGTCGGCTTTAAGAATGGTACTGACGGCAAAATTAATGTTGCGATTAATGCTATGGAATCGGCAATGCATTCACATCGTTTCATGGGAATTAACACGCAAGGGCAGGTTGCACTTATGCAAACTCAGGGTAATCCTGATGGTCATATCATTTTACGCGGTGGTAAAACGCCAAACTATGAAGCGCAAGACGTGCAAGATATTGAGCAACAAATCACTGGCGCTGGTTTAACGCCAAAGCTGGTTGTGGATTGCAGTCACGGTAACTCTAATAAAGATCACACGCGACAACCTTTAGTTGCCAATGATATATTTGAGCAAATTTGTGCTGGTAACCGCTCGATCATGGGTATTATGCTAGAAAGTCATTTGTTTGAAGGTAATCAATCGAGTTCGCTGCCGAAAGATCAATTGCGCTATGGCGTGTCAGTAACCGATGCTTGTATCAATTGGTTAGATACCGAAAAACTGTTGATTGAAGGCGCAGGAAAAATTGGTTCAGCACTAAAACAACGCGTATCAGGAGAGGTTGATGTCCGAAAAGTCGTGTGA
- the tyrA gene encoding bifunctional chorismate mutase/prephenate dehydrogenase has protein sequence MSEKSCDALDELRHAIDEVDGQLIELLAKRLSLVAEVGEVKSEAGVPIYAPEREAAMLAKRRSEADEAGVGGDLIEDVLRRLMRESYHREKDTGFKCIKPDLGDVVIVGGRGKLGGVFKRMLELSGYNVKVLDKDDWSSAPELFANAGLVIVSVPINLTTEIIDQLSGLPSDCVLVDLTSTKGKPLEHMLNVHAGPVLGLHPMFGPDVASLAKQVIIYCDGRSPEKYAWLLEQIGIWGAKLTLADPQEHDNAMTLVQGMRHFTTFVYGQHLAAENPNMEQLLDYSSPIYRLELAMVGRLFAQDSQLYADIIFSSNENTKMFSRYLSRFEHANTMLVNGDREGFIQAFKEVSQWFGDYSQQFLDESKQLLMQAHDSRAV, from the coding sequence ATGTCCGAAAAGTCGTGTGATGCTCTAGACGAGTTGCGACATGCCATCGATGAAGTCGATGGCCAGTTAATTGAATTACTTGCAAAACGCTTGTCGTTGGTTGCAGAAGTTGGTGAAGTAAAAAGTGAAGCTGGGGTACCAATTTATGCCCCAGAGCGTGAAGCCGCTATGCTGGCAAAGCGCCGCAGTGAAGCCGATGAGGCAGGTGTTGGCGGTGATCTAATTGAAGATGTTCTGCGCCGCTTAATGCGTGAATCATATCATCGTGAGAAAGACACTGGCTTTAAATGTATTAAGCCAGACTTAGGTGATGTGGTTATTGTCGGTGGTCGAGGCAAGCTGGGTGGTGTCTTCAAGCGCATGCTCGAATTGTCAGGCTATAACGTCAAGGTGTTAGATAAAGACGATTGGTCTAGTGCGCCAGAGCTGTTTGCCAATGCGGGCTTAGTGATTGTTTCTGTGCCCATCAATTTAACTACCGAGATTATTGATCAATTATCTGGACTGCCATCAGACTGCGTGCTGGTGGATCTAACCTCGACGAAAGGCAAGCCGTTAGAGCATATGCTTAATGTTCATGCGGGGCCAGTGCTAGGCCTGCATCCAATGTTTGGTCCTGATGTTGCGAGCTTAGCCAAACAGGTTATTATTTATTGTGATGGCCGCTCACCGGAAAAATATGCTTGGTTGTTAGAGCAAATTGGCATTTGGGGCGCTAAGTTAACCTTGGCTGATCCACAAGAACACGACAATGCGATGACGTTAGTACAGGGCATGCGCCATTTTACTACCTTCGTTTACGGACAACATCTTGCGGCAGAAAATCCAAATATGGAGCAGCTGCTTGATTATAGCTCGCCAATCTATCGCTTAGAGTTAGCTATGGTAGGACGTTTGTTTGCGCAAGATTCTCAGCTGTACGCCGACATTATTTTCTCATCTAATGAGAATACTAAGATGTTTTCTCGTTACTTATCGCGTTTTGAACATGCTAATACGATGTTAGTAAATGGTGATAGAGAAGGGTTCATCCAAGCATTTAAAGAAGTATCGCAATGGTTTGGCGATTACTCTCAACAATTCTTAGATGAATCGAAACAGCTGCTAATGCAAGCGCATGATAGCCGTGCTGTGTAG
- the pheA gene encoding prephenate dehydratase, producing MSDKVVLSEVREKITALDQQLLTLLGERRQLSLSVAQSKIDTVKAVRDTEREEQLLIDLIQRGHKLGLDAHYVSKLFHVIIEDSVLNQQAWLQERANHQHESPIARVAFLGSKGSYSYLACHRYFSRRVEDIIELGCDSFSDIVTKVESGQAEFGLLPIENTSSGSINEVYDVLQHTSLSIVGELTQPVEHCLVTADNSSIEHIDTVYCHVQPYQQCSQFLSKHKGIKFEFVESTAAAMEQVATLNTPNVAAIASQEGGKLYGLNAIERNIANQQENHSRFIVVARKAVEVAVQIPAKTTFIMSTHQTTGALVDALLVLKNNGISMTKLESRPIQGNPWEEMFYIDVDCNLHHASMQQALNELNSIAKDIKILGCYPSETIQATPIPDVLLDSNTPV from the coding sequence ATGAGTGACAAGGTCGTGCTTTCAGAAGTACGCGAAAAAATAACCGCCCTGGACCAACAGCTTTTAACGCTTCTAGGCGAACGCCGTCAGCTGAGTCTGAGCGTCGCACAATCTAAGATCGATACCGTTAAAGCCGTTCGCGATACTGAGCGTGAGGAGCAACTACTGATTGATCTCATCCAGCGCGGTCACAAGCTGGGTTTAGATGCGCACTACGTCTCAAAATTATTCCACGTTATCATCGAAGACTCGGTGCTCAACCAACAAGCCTGGTTGCAAGAGCGCGCTAATCATCAACACGAATCACCTATTGCCCGTGTCGCATTTCTGGGCTCAAAGGGCTCTTATAGTTACCTAGCTTGTCACCGCTACTTTTCTCGCCGCGTCGAAGATATTATCGAGCTAGGTTGTGACTCATTTAGTGACATAGTTACAAAGGTAGAATCTGGCCAAGCTGAATTTGGTTTACTACCAATTGAGAACACCAGTTCTGGCAGCATTAATGAAGTTTATGATGTGCTGCAACACACTTCACTATCAATTGTTGGCGAATTAACCCAACCAGTTGAACACTGCTTAGTCACGGCCGACAACAGCAGTATTGAGCATATAGATACCGTTTACTGTCACGTTCAGCCATACCAACAATGTTCTCAGTTTTTGAGTAAACATAAAGGTATTAAATTTGAATTTGTTGAAAGTACCGCGGCAGCGATGGAGCAAGTTGCGACATTAAATACGCCTAACGTGGCGGCGATTGCCTCACAAGAAGGTGGCAAGCTCTATGGCTTGAACGCTATTGAGCGTAATATCGCTAATCAACAAGAGAACCACAGCCGCTTTATTGTTGTAGCGCGTAAGGCGGTGGAAGTTGCCGTACAAATTCCGGCTAAAACGACCTTTATTATGTCGACCCATCAAACAACTGGTGCCTTAGTTGATGCATTACTCGTACTTAAAAACAACGGTATTAGCATGACTAAATTAGAGTCGCGCCCTATCCAAGGTAACCCGTGGGAAGAGATGTTCTATATCGATGTCGATTGCAATCTGCACCACGCAAGTATGCAACAAGCCCTCAATGAACTAAATAGTATCGCCAAGGATATTAAGATCTTAGGGTGTTACCCTTCTGAGACTATTCAAGCTACACCAATTCCTGACGTATTACTCGATAGTAATACACCAGTGTAA